A genomic window from Punica granatum isolate Tunisia-2019 chromosome 2, ASM765513v2, whole genome shotgun sequence includes:
- the LOC116197224 gene encoding UPF0481 protein At3g47200, producing the protein MDSNSIEGGDIDEEAQTQHGPKPWEPKRERLASIHEKISKDPKLLSRDAGKTSCCIFRVPASLIKVNGRSYQPHIVSIGPYHWGNPNLEMIQEHKWRYLGSLLSRTETIGICLEDYMKAIEPLVPSARECYSEVIHLDTDELIEMMILDGCFMIELFRKNKKLALFEANDPLVTMAWIFPFFYRDFLQLENQIPYFILERLFELTKVSPKESDHSLAEIALEFFNNAMQRSDKDIANYHNIGGRHLLDLVRSSFMPQATPLPEPPRRSVPTDVIHCVSKLRRAGIKLQRAKDQRSFLVVSFQKGVLEMPTITIDDFMSSFLLNCVAYEQCHHSSSKHITTYATLLDCLVNTYKDVEYLCDRNIIENYFGTDTDVAKFINNLGKDVAFDIDRCYLAKVFDEVHLYYNNSWHVYWASFKYTYFDTPWSFISALAALILLLLTVTQTFYTVYQFYNHKE; encoded by the exons ATGGATAGCAACTCAATTGAAGGAGGAGATATAGATGAAGAAGCCCAAACACAACACGGCCCGAAGCCATGGGAACCAAAGAGGGAGAGACTGGCCTCCATTCACGAGAAGATCTCCAAGGACCCAAAGCTCCTGAGCCGTGACGCCGGCAAGACATCCTGCTGCATCTTCCGGGTTCCTGCGAGCCTGATCAAGGTCAATGGCAGGTCCTATCAGCCCCACATCGTCTCGATCGGCCCCTACCACTGGGGCAACCCGAACCTTGAGATGATCCAGGAGCACAAATGGAGGTATCTAGGATCGCTCCTCTCTAGAACGGAGACCATAGGAATCTGCTTGGAAGATTACATGAAGGCGATCGAGCCTTTGGTGCCGAGCGCACGGGAATGTTACTCGGAAGTTATCCACCTCGACACCGATGAGTTGATCGAGATGATGATCCTTGACGGGTGTTTCATGATTGAGCTGTTTCGCAAGAACAAGAAGTTAGCCCTCTTTGAGGCCAATGACCCTCTAGTAACCATGGCTTGGATCTTCCCTTTCTTCTATCGGGATTTCCTCCAGCTCGAGAACCAAATCCCATACTTCATCCTCGAGCGCTTGTTCGAGCTGACAAAG GTAAGTCCGAAGGAATCGGACCATTCCCTGGCCGAAATCGCGCTCGAGTTCTTCAACAATGCGATGCAAAGGTCTGACAAGGACATAGCCAACTACCATAACATCGGAGGAAGGCATCTTCTGGACCTGGTCCGATCGAGCTTCATGCCACAGGCCACCCCACTGCCAGAGCCGCCACGCAGGTCCGTCCCTACCGACGTGATCCACTGTGTATCCAAGCTGCGGCGGGCAGGAATCAAGCTCCAACGAGCCAAAGACCAACGGAGCTTCCTGGTCGTGAGTTTCCAAAAGGGGGTGCTTGAGATGCCCACGATCACGATCGACGACTTCATGAGCTCTTTCCTCCTCAACTGCGTGGCCTACGAGCAATGTCACCACAGCAGCTCCAAGCACATCACTACCTATGCGACCCTCCTGGACTGCCTGGTGAACACGTACAAAGATGTCGAGTACTTGTGCGACCGGAACATCATCGAGAACTACTTTGGGACAGACACCGATGTCGCCAAGTTCATTAACAACCTAGGGAAGGACGTGGCTTTCGATATAGACCGGTGTTACCTGGCCAAGGTTTTTGATGAAGTGCACTTGTACTACAACAACAGTTGGCACGTCTACTGGGCAAGCTTTAAGTACACTTATTTCGACACGCCGTGGtcatttatttccgcattgGCTGCCCTCATCTTGCTGCTCTTAACTGTGACTCAGACATTTTATACGGTCTATCAGTTCTATAATCACAAGGAATGA
- the LOC116193975 gene encoding ethylene-responsive transcription factor ERF024-like: MKSRTANSPSSSSSSSSSSKDFQIKNSQHDIGNLSDYSGIDSRKRKSGRKKFHETRHPVYRGVRERNGKWVCEMRDPHKKSRIWLGTFTCPDMAARAYDVAALALKGDSANLNFPQPSVPSPNLFKPRDMYSTHGALVEAPVSGDDDPVRILPSPSSSSPSLSSFSTLNIDGEIMSGERVQQKSARAYYDEEEIFNMPGLIVSLAEGLMISPPGMDYGFSWPDDQADIEYLSLWSD; this comes from the coding sequence ATGAAATCAAGAACAGCAAACTCACCGTCGTCGTCCTCATCGTCGTCTTCAAGCTCAAAGGACTTTCAGATCAAGAACTCCCAGCATGATATTGGTAATTTGTCCGACTACTCGGGCATCGATAGCCGAAAGAGGAAGTCGGGCAGGAAGAAATTCCACGAGACACGGCACCCTGTCTACAGAGGGGTCAGGGAGAGGAATGGGAAATGGGTCTGCGAGATGAGAGATCCACACAAGAAGTCCCGAATATGGCTCGGGACGTTCACCTGCCCCGACATGGCTGCTAGGGCTTATGACGTTGCGGCCTTGGCCCTGAAAGGAGACTCAGCAAATCTTAATTTTCCTCAGCCATCGGTCCCATCTCCTAATCTATTCAAACCTAGAGACATGTACTCAACTCATGGAGCATTAGTAGAGGCTCCTGTCAGCGGAGATGATGATCCGGTAAGGATATTGCCGTctccttcatcttcttctccttctctgtCATCGTTTTCGACATTGAATATTGATGGTGAGATAATGAGTGGTGAAAGGGTTCAACAGAAGAGTGCGAGGGCGTATTATGATGAGGAGGAGATCTTTAATATGCCGGGTTTGATTGTTAGCTTGGCTGAAGGATTGATGATTAGTCCACCGGGAATGGACTATGGATTCAGTTGGCCTGATGATCAAGCGGACATCGAATATTTGAGTCTATGGAGCGACTAA
- the LOC116197115 gene encoding uncharacterized protein LOC116197115, protein MAQKHLRDLLCEDQEPFLLTSYVADLKSQLTSPTKSRKLIKPAAPTKTPASFAGTFCKNVCLFSVLPDSPDPRKSPLFDFAASPHKSPNRIFLHVPAKTAAMLLEAAVRIQQKSASSVKPKPVKKGLFGSLLKRLTHRNRAGPAREIESHRRRSFGASRGDAAKNMEMKCAAEKSASPCGCRGHSRRSSGLWSESNGERSLDLETSTSGSDSVELAAEEEEVYAAFDESFCESPFRFVLRRSPSSSGERTPDFASPAASPARHGKQEINRYDLESSNKLNTEEEEEEKEQCSPVSVLEPPFEDGQDQEEEDDDALDYECGFANVQRAKQQLLEKLHRFEKLAELDPVELEKRMLDDDNDDEEEEGDYDYISRAEGSEDGQEPEPSDDELRTDRCITEILKSRFDNVKKIPNDMKRLVSDLVAEEWGRENELGATVTRRVCERFESWKRVDLNTIDMMVEKDFRRELDGWCWKENQDQAAEIVSGIEVTIFRSLVEELLEDLY, encoded by the exons ATGGCACAGAAGCACCTGAGAGACCTGCTCTGCGAAGACCAAGAGCCCTTTCTCCTCACCAGCTACGTCGCCGACCTGAAGTCCCAGCTCACCAGCCCCACCAAAAGCAGGAAGCTCATAAAGCCGGCTGCCCCCACCAAGACACCCGCCAGCTTCGCCGGAACCTTCTGCAAGAACGTCTGCCTCTTCTCCGTCCTCCCCGACTCTCCCGACCCCAGGAAATCCCCGCTCTTCGACTTCGCCGCCTCCCCCCACAAGAGCCCCAACAGGATTTTCCTCCACGtcccggccaaaaccgccgcCATGCTTCTCGAAGCGGCGGTAAGGATACAGCAGAAGAGCGCCTCCTCCgttaagccgaagcccgtgaagaAGGGGCTTTTCGGGTCGTTACTGAAGCGGCTGACCCATCGGAACCGGGCGGGCCCGGCCAGGGAAATCGAGAGCCACCGGAGGAGATCCTTCGGGGCGAGCAGAGGTGATGCTGCGAAGAACATGGAGATGAAATGTGCGGCGGAGAAGAGCGCGTCCCCGTGCGGCTGCAGAGGCCACAGCAGGCGGAGCAGCGGGCTGTGGTCCGAGAGCAACGGCGAGAGGTCTCTCGACTTGGAGACCTCGACTAGTGGCAGCGACTCGGTGGAATTGGCTgcggaggaggaagaagtgTATGCAGCTTTCGATGAGAGCTTCTGCGAGAGTCCTTTCAGATTCGTGCTCCGGAGGAGCCCGTCGTCCTCCGGCGAACGGACGCCGGACTTCGCATCTCCGGCGGCGTCCCCGGCTCGCCACGGCAAACAG GAAATCAACCGCTACGATCTAGAGAGCTCAAACAAATTGAAcacggaagaagaagaggaagagaaagaacAGTGCAGCCCTGTATCGGTGCTGGAACCTCCGTTTGAGGATGGCCAAGACCAGGAAGAGGAGGACGATGACGCGCTCGACTACGAATGCGGTTTCGCCAACGTACAGA GAGCAAAGCAGCAACTCTTGGAGAAGCTTCATAGATTTGAGAAACTTGCAGAACTGGATCCTGTTGAGCTAGAGAAGAGAATGCTAGACGATGACAATGatgatgaagaggaagaaggagatTATGACTATATCTCGAGGGCGGAGGGAAGTGAGGATGGTCAAGAACCAGAACCATCGGATGATGAGCTCAGAACTGACCGTTGTATCACAGAAATCCTTAAATCAAGGTTCGACAACGTGAAGAAAATTCCTAATGATATGAAAAGGTTGGTTTCGGACTTAGTTGCTGAAGAATGGGGTAGGGAAAACGAGCTGGGAGCAACGGTTACGAGAAGGGTTTGTGAGCGGTTCGAGTCGTGGAAGAGGGTGGACTTGAACACCATTGACATGATGGTGGAGAAGGACTTTAGAAGAGAACTTGACGGATGGTGCTGGAAGGAAAATCAAGACCAGGCTGCAGAGATCGTGTCCGGGATAGAAGTCACTATATTCCGGTCACTGGTGGAAGAATTGCTAGAAGATCTATACTAA
- the LOC116197412 gene encoding uncharacterized protein LOC116197412 yields MSTCEQSPPPPSQPQAQPQQQQQLMLQQSSGSLSFNSNMSREDEEMSRSALSTFRAKEEEIEKRKMEVRDRVLSHLGRVEEETKRLATIREELEALGDPMRKDVSSVRKKIDTVNKDLKSLGHTCQKKEREYKEALEAFNEKNKEKVQLISKLMELVSESEKMRLKKLEELSKNIELMH; encoded by the exons atgaGTACGTGCGAGCAGTCTCCTCCTCCACCTTCTCAGCCTCAGGCACAGccacagcagcagcagcagctgatGTTGCAACAGAGCTCTGGGAGCCTGAGCTTCAACAGCAACATGTCGAGGGAGGACGAGGAGATGTCGAGGTCTGCCCTGTCCACCTTCAGGgcaaaggaggaggagatcgagaagaggaagatggaGGTCAGGGACAGAGTCCTTTCCCATCTCGGCCGCGTCGAGGAGGAGACCAAGCGTTTAGCCACCATCCGTGAG GAGCTGGAAGCATTGGGAGATCCAATGAGGAAGGACGTTTCAAGCGTTAGAAAGAAAATCGATACCGTGAACAAGGATTTGAAGTCATTAGGCCACACCTGCCAGAAGAAG GAGAGAGAGTACAAGGAAGCGCTCGAGGCATTCAATGAGAAGAACAAGGAGAAAGTACAGCTCATTAGCAAGCTGATGGAG TTGGTCAGCGAAAGCGAGAAGATGAGGCTGAAGAAGCTCGAGGAGCTGAGCAAGAACATCGAGTTGATGCACTGA